From Bacteroidota bacterium, the proteins below share one genomic window:
- a CDS encoding ABC transporter permease codes for MSIRLSEFTVFKGSKHQRRAFRMLGVFILVALLAPVLANRNPLMLRIDGKTSFPALSGNPYVELPQENGEWKAVLAADIDWRTFQRGFTLLAPIPYAPADLDPANANFQSPFSKQFLASDTGSIELPLRYRHWLGTTRTGGDLLSALIHGTRYALLIGFLAALLSALIGITLGLFAGYFGDRHFLVHPGSFILILALFFIAWFEGSFIPGRYGLQASLGWWLLPLIGMLLTLRVRGKKATLRLPIDTMVRAVMSVFLAVPRLVWIILIGATLTPSVSLVILTIGLTGWAEFTQLTRAETLRLRGSGFAENARAAGLRDVRILFRHLLPNFGSLLVLIFFYHMAGAILAESALSFLGAGVPHDIVTWGSLLQEGRQDLQAWWVLVFPGCCLFLLLNSLQSMRRTTGS; via the coding sequence ATGAGTATTCGGTTGTCGGAGTTTACCGTGTTCAAAGGCTCGAAACATCAACGGCGGGCGTTTCGCATGCTTGGTGTTTTCATCCTGGTGGCGCTGCTGGCTCCTGTTCTGGCCAACCGTAATCCACTGATGCTTCGTATTGACGGCAAGACCAGTTTCCCGGCACTGAGCGGAAATCCGTATGTGGAGTTACCGCAGGAAAACGGAGAATGGAAAGCAGTACTAGCCGCCGATATCGACTGGCGCACGTTTCAACGAGGCTTCACCCTCCTTGCTCCGATCCCGTATGCTCCTGCCGACCTGGATCCCGCCAACGCGAACTTTCAATCACCCTTCTCGAAACAGTTTCTGGCATCCGACACCGGCTCGATCGAACTCCCATTGCGCTACCGTCACTGGCTGGGCACAACGCGGACAGGTGGAGACCTGCTATCCGCCCTCATCCATGGCACCCGGTATGCCTTGCTGATCGGCTTTCTGGCAGCGCTCCTCTCTGCCCTGATTGGAATTACACTGGGGTTATTCGCCGGATACTTTGGTGATCGTCACTTCCTGGTGCATCCGGGATCGTTCATCTTAATACTGGCACTTTTCTTTATCGCCTGGTTCGAAGGCAGTTTCATTCCTGGCCGTTACGGGCTTCAAGCAAGCCTTGGTTGGTGGTTATTACCATTGATCGGAATGTTACTGACCTTGCGCGTTCGCGGGAAGAAAGCCACCCTGCGACTGCCGATTGATACAATGGTCCGTGCGGTCATGAGCGTCTTCCTGGCAGTACCCCGGCTAGTCTGGATCATCCTGATCGGTGCAACGCTGACACCATCGGTCTCGCTGGTGATCCTGACCATTGGATTGACCGGATGGGCGGAATTCACCCAACTGACCAGAGCGGAAACCCTGCGACTCCGCGGATCCGGGTTTGCGGAAAACGCGCGCGCCGCGGGTTTGCGGGATGTACGGATCCTCTTCCGGCATTTGTTACCGAATTTCGGATCCCTGTTGGTCCTGATCTTTTTTTATCACATGGCCGGAGCGATCCTGGCCGAGTCCGCTTTGTCGTTTCTCGGTGCCGGTGTTCCGCACGATATCGTAACCTGGGGAAGCCTGTTGCAGGAAGGTCGACAGGATTTGCAGGCGTGGTGGGTGCTGGTATTTCCGGGTTGCTGCCTGTTCCTGCTCTTGAACAGCCTTCAGTCCATGCGAAGAACCACCGGTTCTTAA
- a CDS encoding MoxR family ATPase has translation MMDIKEINERIQRESAFVDLLQLELGKVIVGQKQMTERLLIALLANGHILLEGVPGLAKTLSIKSLASAIHAKFNRIQFTPDLLPADLIGTMIYNQKQESFSIRRGPVFANFVLADEINRAPAKVQSALLEAMQERQVTIGEQTFALEEPFLVLATQNPIEQEGTYPLPEAQVDRFMLKVVIGYPTKEDEKLIIRQNIGQAPAPVQPVVRPEEILHARKSLRDVYMDEKIERYIVDIVFASRTPEDYKLGKLKQLISYGGSPRASINLALASKAYAFVKRRGYVIPEDVRAICHDVMRHRIGLTYEAEAENISSDQIINEILNAVEVP, from the coding sequence ATGATGGACATTAAAGAAATCAACGAGCGCATTCAGCGCGAATCTGCTTTTGTTGACTTGCTCCAACTCGAATTGGGGAAAGTGATCGTCGGACAAAAGCAAATGACCGAACGGCTCCTGATCGCCCTACTGGCCAACGGCCACATCCTGCTGGAAGGAGTCCCGGGACTGGCCAAGACGCTTTCGATCAAGTCGCTTGCATCAGCCATTCACGCCAAGTTCAACCGGATCCAATTCACACCGGACCTGTTACCTGCCGACCTGATCGGCACGATGATCTACAATCAGAAGCAGGAGAGTTTCTCCATCCGCCGGGGACCTGTCTTCGCCAACTTCGTGCTGGCCGACGAGATCAACCGGGCACCCGCCAAGGTGCAAAGCGCCTTGCTGGAAGCCATGCAGGAACGACAGGTTACCATCGGCGAACAGACCTTCGCGCTCGAAGAACCATTCCTGGTCCTGGCTACGCAGAATCCCATTGAACAGGAAGGAACCTATCCGCTTCCGGAAGCACAGGTCGACCGCTTCATGCTGAAAGTGGTTATCGGCTACCCGACGAAGGAAGATGAAAAACTCATCATCCGTCAGAACATCGGGCAAGCGCCGGCTCCGGTGCAGCCGGTGGTGCGACCCGAAGAGATCCTTCACGCGCGCAAAAGCCTGCGCGACGTGTACATGGATGAAAAGATCGAGCGTTACATCGTCGACATCGTCTTCGCGAGCCGTACACCCGAGGATTACAAACTCGGCAAGCTGAAACAACTGATCAGCTACGGAGGATCGCCCCGCGCGAGCATCAACCTGGCGCTGGCGTCCAAGGCTTACGCCTTCGTGAAACGCCGCGGCTATGTGATTCCCGAAGACGTACGCGCGATCTGCCACGACGTGATGCGGCACCGCATCGGGCTGACCTACGAAGCGGAAGCGGAGAACATCAGTTCCGACCAGATCATCAACGAGATCCTCAACGCAGTCGAAGTTCCCTAA
- a CDS encoding DUF58 domain-containing protein, which translates to METSTLLQKVRAIEIKTRGLSAHIFSGEYHSAFKGRGMAFSEVREYTPGDDIRSIDWNVTARFGHPYVKVFEEERELTVILLVDVSASGDFGTKQQFKRQLMTELCAVLAFSAIQNNDKTGVIFFSDRVEKFIPPKKGKTHILRIIRELIEFKPVNRKTDLAVALQYLTNAIKKRSICFLISDFYTENFERELKLANKKHDLVALEIIDPREESLPDIGLVRFEDAETGTSQWIDTGDPAVREAFQKNMHVRSRRNADLFARSGVDTVRLSTDRSYVQPLMQLFKKRGSK; encoded by the coding sequence ATGGAAACCTCCACCCTGCTCCAAAAAGTCCGCGCGATCGAGATCAAGACTCGCGGCTTGTCGGCGCACATCTTTTCCGGCGAATACCACAGCGCCTTCAAAGGGCGTGGCATGGCATTCAGCGAGGTGCGGGAATATACACCGGGAGACGACATCCGGTCCATCGACTGGAACGTCACCGCCCGCTTCGGACATCCGTATGTCAAGGTATTCGAGGAAGAGCGGGAACTGACCGTCATCCTGCTGGTAGATGTGAGCGCCTCCGGAGACTTCGGCACGAAGCAACAGTTCAAACGCCAATTGATGACGGAGCTTTGCGCGGTACTCGCCTTCTCCGCCATTCAGAACAACGACAAGACCGGCGTCATTTTTTTCAGCGACCGTGTCGAGAAGTTCATCCCGCCAAAGAAAGGAAAGACCCACATTCTGCGGATCATCCGGGAACTGATCGAATTCAAACCCGTTAACCGCAAAACCGACCTGGCCGTCGCTTTGCAGTACCTCACGAATGCGATCAAGAAACGCAGTATCTGTTTCCTGATCTCCGATTTCTACACGGAGAATTTCGAACGTGAACTCAAACTCGCGAACAAGAAACACGACCTGGTCGCGCTTGAGATCATCGACCCGCGGGAGGAATCGTTGCCCGATATCGGCCTGGTCAGATTTGAAGACGCGGAAACGGGTACGTCCCAATGGATCGATACCGGGGACCCTGCCGTGCGGGAAGCTTTCCAGAAGAACATGCACGTACGATCACGCAGAAATGCGGACCTGTTTGCACGTTCCGGCGTCGATACAGTCAGATTGAGCACCGATCGCTCCTATGTTCAACCACTCATGCAATTGTTTAAAAAGCGCGGAAGCAAGTGA
- a CDS encoding VWA domain-containing protein, whose protein sequence is MIPGWKFLHPQWLWLLLVIPAVLAFHFFYLRKRQPTLRFSSLTGFSNVPNSCRTKLKDLPVILRSLVIAALIVALARPQSSSSSQNITTEGIDIVMALDISASMLAEDLKPNRIEAAKKVARDFIDQRPNDRIGLVVFSGESFTQCPMTTDHAVLKNLLLGIQSGMLADGTALGEGLATAVNRIRNSTAKSKVIILLTDGVNNIGAIAPETAGDIAQAFGIRVYTIGVGTEGMAPYPVQTPLGTQYQYMPVQIDEAVLQKIAGSTGGKYFRATSSGQLKTIYQDIDKLEKTRIDVTEFRHRSEEYYPIALVAIGLLCLEYFLRQTLFRTLP, encoded by the coding sequence ATGATCCCGGGCTGGAAGTTTCTTCACCCGCAATGGCTGTGGCTGTTATTGGTCATTCCGGCCGTTTTGGCGTTTCATTTCTTCTACCTGCGGAAGCGGCAACCCACCCTTCGATTCTCCAGCCTGACGGGCTTCTCGAACGTTCCGAACAGCTGTAGAACCAAACTGAAAGACCTTCCGGTGATCCTGAGAAGCCTGGTGATCGCCGCGTTGATCGTCGCGTTGGCCCGGCCGCAATCCAGTTCCAGCAGTCAGAACATTACGACCGAAGGTATTGACATCGTCATGGCGCTGGACATCTCCGCATCCATGCTCGCCGAGGACCTGAAACCCAACCGCATCGAAGCTGCTAAGAAAGTCGCCCGTGATTTCATCGACCAGCGACCCAATGACCGCATCGGCCTCGTCGTGTTCAGCGGAGAAAGCTTCACCCAGTGTCCGATGACGACCGACCATGCCGTGCTGAAGAACCTGTTGCTGGGTATTCAAAGCGGAATGCTGGCGGACGGAACCGCCCTGGGTGAAGGACTGGCAACCGCGGTGAACCGCATACGCAACAGCACGGCGAAAAGCAAGGTCATCATCCTGCTGACCGACGGCGTAAACAACATCGGAGCGATCGCGCCGGAGACCGCCGGCGACATTGCACAGGCTTTTGGTATCCGGGTCTATACGATCGGCGTGGGAACGGAAGGCATGGCGCCCTATCCGGTACAGACCCCGCTGGGTACCCAGTACCAGTATATGCCGGTACAGATCGACGAAGCCGTCTTACAAAAGATCGCCGGCTCGACCGGAGGAAAATACTTCCGCGCTACTTCTTCCGGCCAGTTGAAGACCATCTACCAGGATATCGACAAACTGGAAAAAACCCGGATCGACGTGACCGAGTTCCGTCATCGCTCGGAAGAGTATTACCCGATCGCGCTGGTCGCGATCGGGTTGCTCTGCCTCGAGTACTTCTTACGTCAGACCTTGTTCCGCACCCTCCCCTGA
- a CDS encoding VWA domain-containing protein, translated as MFRWAHPEHLYALAVVPVLLMFYLFARDARGKRLYRFGERKLVERLLPFASVNKPWLRMFLVLFALLSLVLAWANPQFGSRLVEVKREGVDVIVALDVSNSMKAEDIRPNRLERSKQLISRLIDRLENDRIGLVVFAGQAYVQLPITTDYAAAKLFLNSIDTDIIPTQGTAIGSALDLCQESFVGNDNKHKVIVLITDGENHEDDPITAAKKAGEAGVIVHAIGMGSPEGVPVPVYRNGSQVDYLRDRDGNTVLTKLDEMTLQQIAAETKGEYIRATNSDDGLTTVINAIGRMEKKQFGTKQYSDYEDRFQYLLAFSLLLLVLESLFSDRRSEVLHRLDIFGENKNKEERSS; from the coding sequence ATGTTTCGCTGGGCACATCCTGAACATCTCTATGCACTGGCCGTCGTACCGGTCCTGCTGATGTTCTATTTATTCGCACGGGACGCTCGCGGGAAACGCCTCTACCGCTTTGGCGAGCGCAAACTCGTGGAACGTCTCCTACCCTTCGCTTCCGTAAACAAGCCGTGGTTGCGGATGTTCCTCGTACTCTTCGCGCTGTTGTCGCTTGTCCTGGCCTGGGCGAATCCGCAATTCGGTTCCCGACTGGTAGAAGTGAAACGCGAAGGGGTTGACGTGATCGTCGCGCTCGACGTATCCAACTCCATGAAGGCGGAAGACATACGGCCGAACCGTCTGGAACGCTCCAAACAGCTCATCAGCCGTTTGATCGATCGCCTGGAAAACGATCGCATCGGATTGGTGGTCTTTGCAGGACAAGCCTATGTGCAGTTGCCGATCACGACCGATTATGCGGCGGCTAAGTTGTTCCTCAACTCGATTGACACCGATATCATTCCGACCCAGGGTACGGCCATCGGTTCAGCACTTGATCTTTGCCAGGAATCATTCGTAGGCAATGACAACAAGCACAAAGTCATCGTCCTGATTACGGATGGCGAGAACCACGAAGACGACCCGATAACCGCTGCGAAAAAAGCCGGAGAAGCGGGAGTCATCGTCCACGCCATCGGCATGGGTTCTCCGGAGGGCGTACCGGTACCGGTCTATCGAAACGGCAGCCAGGTCGACTACCTGCGTGACCGTGACGGAAATACCGTCTTGACCAAGCTGGATGAAATGACCCTTCAACAAATCGCCGCAGAGACGAAAGGGGAATACATCCGGGCCACAAACAGCGACGACGGCTTGACGACCGTGATCAACGCTATCGGCCGGATGGAAAAGAAACAATTCGGCACCAAGCAATATTCCGATTACGAAGACCGGTTTCAGTATCTGCTTGCCTTCTCGCTGCTGCTCCTTGTATTGGAATCGCTCTTCAGCGACCGCAGAAGCGAAGTGCTGCACCGGCTGGATATTTTTGGAGAAAATAAAAACAAGGAGGAACGATCATCATGA
- a CDS encoding tetratricopeptide repeat protein, with translation MSLLMLQAPTHTLAQSERKLVREGNTAYEAKKFDQAEIQYRKSLEKNKTSLPAQYNLGNALFRQDKLDEAKSQYEQAANLKNAPAADRAKAFHNLGNSLLKQEKYQESIDAYKQSLRINPADNDTRYNLAYAQAKLQQQQNQQNQNNKQDDKQEKDQQKNQNQQQQQNKDQQDKNKQQQDQQQQDQQQDQAKKDQQKPDQQKPERISKEDAEKILQALNNDEKKTQKKLNKKEAVRVRIDKQW, from the coding sequence ATGAGCCTGTTAATGCTCCAGGCTCCTACCCATACCCTGGCTCAATCAGAACGAAAACTTGTTCGTGAAGGGAACACTGCTTACGAAGCGAAGAAGTTTGACCAGGCGGAAATACAATACCGGAAATCCCTGGAGAAGAACAAGACTTCCCTCCCGGCACAATACAACCTCGGAAACGCACTGTTCCGGCAGGATAAACTCGACGAAGCGAAGAGCCAGTACGAACAGGCCGCCAACCTGAAAAATGCACCGGCGGCGGATCGTGCCAAGGCGTTTCATAACCTGGGCAACAGCCTTTTGAAACAGGAAAAATACCAGGAAAGCATCGACGCGTACAAACAATCGCTGCGTATAAATCCCGCCGATAACGACACGCGTTACAACCTTGCTTACGCGCAGGCCAAGCTGCAGCAACAACAGAACCAACAGAATCAAAACAACAAGCAAGACGACAAGCAAGAAAAGGACCAGCAGAAGAACCAGAACCAGCAGCAACAACAGAATAAAGACCAGCAGGATAAGAACAAGCAGCAGCAGGACCAGCAGCAACAGGATCAGCAGCAGGATCAGGCGAAAAAAGATCAGCAAAAACCGGATCAGCAAAAACCTGAACGGATCAGCAAGGAAGACGCGGAAAAAATTCTGCAAGCCCTGAACAACGACGAAAAGAAAACGCAAAAAAAGTTGAACAAAAAGGAGGCGGTTCGGGTTCGGATCGATAAGCAATGGTGA
- a CDS encoding GNAT family N-acetyltransferase — MVIKDRTNVLLTERLELRPLTAQDAGFLFDLYTDPEVIRYTGETRLRDEAHAREFLDRCTAMPASHPPVYLISIVGEEKKSGWCGLRYDDEDQVFDLGFRLERTSWGKGYATEAARAVMEEAFGQYGLIRIRARCARENIGASHVLLKLGFKAVRSFTAHGYLCDEYALERHELPIGRN; from the coding sequence ATGGTGATCAAAGACAGAACGAACGTATTGTTGACGGAACGTCTGGAGCTTCGTCCGTTAACCGCACAGGATGCCGGCTTTCTGTTCGACCTGTACACGGATCCGGAAGTGATCCGGTATACCGGAGAAACCCGGTTGCGGGATGAAGCGCATGCGCGCGAATTTTTGGATCGCTGCACTGCGATGCCGGCTTCCCATCCGCCGGTTTATCTGATCAGTATTGTCGGCGAAGAAAAGAAAAGCGGGTGGTGCGGCCTTCGCTATGACGACGAGGATCAGGTGTTCGACCTGGGATTTCGCCTGGAGCGAACCTCCTGGGGAAAAGGGTACGCCACAGAGGCTGCACGAGCCGTCATGGAGGAAGCGTTCGGACAATACGGTTTGATCAGGATACGGGCACGCTGCGCGCGCGAGAACATCGGCGCTTCCCATGTACTGCTGAAACTCGGTTTCAAGGCCGTGCGGTCGTTTACGGCGCACGGTTACCTTTGCGATGAATACGCCTTAGAACGTCATGAACTCCCGATCGGTCGGAATTGA